GTaaggtcagaaaatgaagtgagtggaggtgacgggaaactcaaaatagACTTTCATTAACCTAATAAAGTGAACTGAATCATTTGAATTTTTATTCAAGTTAGTATAGCACATGACTAACTCTGCATCACTGTTTTGACTTCACCAAACAGGTATGGACTGTACTGATCTATTCGCACAAGGCCATACAACGAGCGGCATCTATAAGATTGGATCTCATCACCACAGCATCACTCCACACGACTCGTTTTACGCATACTGCGACATGACGACTGACGCAGGCGGTTGGACTGTTTTCCTACGACGCTTCGAAGGCACCGCTGATTTTTATCTCGGTTGGGACGCCTACGCTACAGGTTTTGGCCATTTAAACAGCGATCATTGGCTTGGACTCAAACAGATTCATCTGTTAACCTCGCTCGCAAAATATGAACTCCGCGTGGACCTGGAAGCGTTTGATGGAAGCAGAGCCTACGCAAAGTATGATACATTCCGGATTTCAGACGCAATAGACAATTACAAGCTCTCACTTGGTACCTACAGTGGCGACGCTGGAAACGCACTTCTTCCTCATGACGGGCAGGCATTCACAACCAAAGATCGCGATAACGATAACCATAATAACCCTGGCAACTGCGCTTCTCAATACCATGGGGCATGGTGGTATGATAACTGTTTCGGTAGCAACGGAAGCACTGGTAGCAACCTGAATGGCCTCTATCAGAGCGGACAAGTTCAAAATGATAACGGTATGGTATGGACAAACTGGAAGGGAAGTGAAGTGCTCAAGGTGGCCGAAATGAAAATACGACGCAAATAAATTAATGACCATGCAGTGGCCACAGAGCCGATTGTTTGGACTGTATAGCTAGTAGGATGGTTTATACCAAGTATAGAAATCATTAGATATGTGatgtgattaagcaaaatcagtcggaagtcggaaatattgattttgagattagccaaacaaaggaagtatttctggaattttttttcgaaactctttaactgctaaTATCTTTTGagctggttgtccaaattcaatggggttttctgtaaaatgtagctTTGAAAATGTTTACAATCCTGTAacttgtaagaaactgaaaatttatcatATCTGACttcagattgattttgcttgatcacaccacatacagACTATACCTACTTACGATTTCCAAAAATTGTGTAACTAATTTGTCCAAATAAACATGTTATCAATATGTTTTGGTATTGGTCAAACCGTTATAATAACATCTTGttgtccggttatataaaggtcatgtaaaacatctttaaaatgtttcataatggaaaaacactgcaacaacactttcaaaatgttttatggcaaatatttttcaaaatatgttgtcAACGCCTAAAATCATTATAAAATGTTTTGCCTCAAGTTttatgttcaaaaatattttttggatgtttttcaaatattttgtacccttataaacaattttaacgtttttttttataaaaaacgttttgtgtttgctgggtaatttaACAAATTTTGTTGATAAATGTCATATAGTAATAGTGgaattttttttgcttttggCATTCAACACAGCAACAgctaaaataaaaatgttat
Above is a genomic segment from Amphiura filiformis chromosome 10, Afil_fr2py, whole genome shotgun sequence containing:
- the LOC140162715 gene encoding microfibril-associated glycoprotein 4-like; this translates as MALYYCNMLLCVIASASLYGFASCNPGKRSIDSAAETVDVPNTDAPASEEIVEECIVDPGLERRTILLEQAATTWGATLPPMLDRLSEISNAMQTPPVVTEPTGMDCTDLFAQGHTTSGIYKIGSHHHSITPHDSFYAYCDMTTDAGGWTVFLRRFEGTADFYLGWDAYATGFGHLNSDHWLGLKQIHLLTSLAKYELRVDLEAFDGSRAYAKYDTFRISDAIDNYKLSLGTYSGDAGNALLPHDGQAFTTKDRDNDNHNNPGNCASQYHGAWWYDNCFGSNGSTGSNLNGLYQSGQVQNDNGMVWTNWKGSEVLKVAEMKIRRK